In one window of Paraburkholderia phymatum STM815 DNA:
- a CDS encoding acetylornithine transaminase translates to MNFNEYPIDSLMYITNRPEIVFTHGKGSWLYDNTGKRYLDFIQGWAVNSLGHCNDGVIEALTQQARTLINPSPAFYNEPMAKLAGLLTQHSCFDKVFFTNSGAEANEGAIKLARKYGKKFKNGAYEIITFDHSFHGRTLATMSASGKPGWDTIYAPQVPGFPKAELNDIASVEKLINDKTIAVMLEPIQGEGGVIPATREFMQQLRELTTKHNLLLIVDEVQSGCGRAGTLFAYELSGIEPDVMTLAKGIGSGVPLGALLCKKHVEVFEAGDQGGTYNGNPLMTAAGYSVISQLTAPGFLEGVRARGEYLRTKLLELSAERGFEGERGEGLLRALLLGKDIGNQIVEKARLMQPDGLLLNAARPNLLRFMPALNVSTEEIDQMMSMLRSILDTL, encoded by the coding sequence ATGAACTTCAATGAGTATCCGATCGATTCGCTGATGTACATCACGAACCGGCCCGAAATCGTTTTCACGCACGGCAAGGGCTCGTGGCTCTACGACAACACCGGCAAACGATATCTGGATTTCATTCAGGGCTGGGCCGTGAACAGCCTCGGCCACTGCAACGACGGCGTGATTGAAGCGCTGACGCAGCAGGCGCGCACACTGATCAACCCGTCGCCTGCGTTCTATAACGAGCCGATGGCGAAGCTCGCCGGCCTGCTCACGCAGCATAGCTGCTTCGACAAAGTATTCTTCACGAACAGCGGCGCCGAAGCGAACGAAGGAGCGATCAAGCTTGCGCGCAAATACGGCAAGAAGTTCAAGAACGGCGCATACGAAATCATTACCTTCGATCACAGCTTCCACGGCCGCACGCTCGCGACGATGTCGGCAAGCGGCAAGCCGGGCTGGGACACGATCTACGCGCCGCAAGTGCCGGGCTTCCCGAAGGCGGAACTGAACGACATCGCGTCCGTCGAGAAGCTGATCAACGACAAGACAATCGCCGTGATGCTCGAGCCGATCCAGGGCGAAGGCGGTGTGATTCCTGCAACGCGCGAATTCATGCAGCAGCTGCGCGAACTGACGACGAAGCACAACCTGCTGCTGATCGTCGACGAAGTGCAAAGCGGCTGCGGACGAGCGGGGACGCTGTTTGCGTACGAACTGTCGGGCATCGAGCCGGACGTGATGACGCTGGCGAAGGGCATCGGAAGCGGCGTGCCGCTTGGCGCGCTGCTGTGCAAGAAGCATGTCGAAGTGTTCGAAGCAGGCGACCAGGGCGGCACGTACAACGGCAATCCGCTGATGACAGCGGCCGGCTATTCAGTGATCTCGCAGCTGACGGCGCCCGGCTTTCTCGAAGGCGTGCGGGCGCGCGGCGAGTACCTGCGCACAAAGCTGCTCGAGCTGTCCGCAGAGCGCGGCTTCGAGGGGGAGCGTGGCGAAGGTCTGCTGCGTGCGTTGCTGCTCGGCAAGGACATCGGCAACCAGATCGTCGAGAAGGCGCGTTTGATGCAACCGGACGGTCTGCTGCTCAATGCTGCGCGTCCGAACCTGCTGCGCTTCATGCCTGCGCTAAATGTGTCGACGGAGGAGATCGATCAGATGATGTCGATGCTGCGCTCGATTCTGGACACGCTGTGA